Part of the Odontesthes bonariensis isolate fOdoBon6 chromosome 15, fOdoBon6.hap1, whole genome shotgun sequence genome, CTTTTACCAGTTTGTAAAGTAATATAACGAGCTTTGAAGTAAAGTCTATAGTTTGAATCAGAAATGttacaaatgaaagaaagaaaatacagttACGGGCTGCAAGAAAAGCATATCTAAATTACATTTTCCGACAGATCTAAAGCAGCAACATCTTAATTTTACAAATGTTTGTCACCTCGCTTTTTCTGGTCACATCTTTGGTGAGGAGGACTAAGACTCAACCCCAGTTCCTCACAATGGACCTACCCCTCCATTCTGTATGGATTAAGTGACACCCCTACTTTTAGCAGTAGTGGTCATCTAGCCCTTCAAAAAAGGGGACCTCAGGATGGCTACATGACCACGACtcctagatttaaaaaaaagtaaaaggggCACCTTATCCATGCACACTGGAGGGTCCGGGTCAAAGGCAGTGGTTGGGATTGGACCTGTGACGCGACGAGTCAAGGGATCAAGAATATACCACAAGTGCTTGAGCAATGCAAGTTACTTAGATTAGTTTTGGTAGTCggacttttattttgaaatcacCAGGGAACTGGATTTCCTGTTCTGTCTGAACGCTCGTGGCCGACGACACAGCAATGTTAACCTATGGGGAACATAAATTTGACAACAAGTAGACCGTAATCACGAAGCGGTAGTGACAGCACCCATCAGCGCTGCTGAACGAGCCAATCTGACAGATGCAGTGAATGAACACCTTCATTTGTCACGTATAAACTAAAATGCGCAAGTTATTACGTAAGGTTCGTGAGACCGGAGAGCCGTTTCACCACAATGACGACCGTTGTCATTCAGACTTGGAGCCGGCTTTTATCAATGAACAAAGTAGTTCTTGTCGCTCCAACGCGCCTTATTCCAGAAGCATGTCATGCGTTTAATAAAGCTTTATGTACGCTATAAAATGACCCGTATAGAAACGATTGCACCCACTTGTATggctacaccccccccccccccccccctcgaaATACCACAGTATCGCCGCAGTACAGTCCAGGTTTAACTGAACGTAGCAGTACATGACAAGAAAATCTAACCTAGATGATGCTAAAGAGGTTGACGTACGTCCTGCATAAAGACTACAGTAGCGCTATTTGTAGTCAACGAGACTGCAAATGCATTTGACTAATCGATGAAAAACACACTTTCCAAATTTTTGACGAATACGACGTATCGAGCATCAAACGCCATAGTTAAGACCCCTCGTTTGCGGTTGTATTATCCATTAAAATGATGTACTTACTCGTTTTTATCCATCTTGAGGACACTATCTCGCTTTGTGCCTCTTGCTGTGTTAAATCCCTTCTCCCCTCTCCTCTTTCAGTCCCCTCCCCCTCCGATGTTAGAAATGAAAGACATTATGCACGCAAATTTCGCAGTGAACCTCATAAAATGCGCACGGTGCCGGCACACCACAGGTCTGCATGGACTTCACGAGACTTCAGAGAATAACTTTTATTAAGCAGGTATTTTCAGTCACATAGCCAGATATTGTACATCAACATTTCAGAACATTTCACAGTACTTTTGTGGTTAAAGATTGGATCTGAAGCATATTCCGCTGTTTAAAAATGTCTGTGCAAACAAACGGGACAGCATGTGATCAATCAAATACATACAAACCTCTCACCATGCAGTTTAATCAAAACATTTTAATAGCTGAAAAATTTACAGAATACTTGGACACATTAGGATAAAATAAAGATTTATTCACATCTTGTAACATCAAAaacagctttttatttttattcatttattattattattttttttttacagagtgCATTCTGAAGTCCAAACTCTTAACGAGTCCTCAGTGACTGATTGTTGAGAGAGCATCCCACTtaagcctgtgctgtgaaagcAATCCACCCATGTGCCCATCCCCACGCTGTGGTCCTGCAGACAGACACATAGCCCATTCATTAGCAAAATGCATATAAACATGTCTAATGTgtgtgggagaaaaaaaaattgaaaaaaagcaCCACATCACTTCTGTCTGACGACATCGTGGATGTTATCTGGAAATTTATGTTGCAGTGTTAGCATTTTAGTAAAATGTAATGCCAATAAAAACGAACTGGCGTGACCAAAAATATTGTCATATCAAAAAGTCATATGtacaaagtagaaaaaaaaaagagacattttaaaacccttttctttttaaatataaaatgtttctctgttacaaaaaaaaaacaaaaaaaaacgaacacGTTTAAACTTTTAATATATTTTCAAACAAAAGCCCAGAGCATCAGCGGTGACAAGTGATCagtggttattttttttattttcaacctCTGCAGACACATGTGGAGTTTCAGAAAACTGCCAGATGTGAGCAAAGTGATGTGAACTTTTTACCTGATGTTCAGCAGAGGCACCTAATGTGGTCTACGCACACCTGCACCGCCTCTGAGCTAAATGGGTGGGACTAAAGCTCAGGAGCCATGCAACTGAACAATGCAAGAAAAAGCGTGTGGGGGAAGGCTCGGCTACACATTCTGGGGAGTACAATGACAAGTGACTCACATTCATAAGTTTTCCTTTACTCATCCGTCTTGAACTTTCCTCTAACGTATGGCACATAGTCTAGAATTAACCGCCAGTCTGTGAAGTGAATGAGCGCCACGCCGCCAACTGTTCCCCATGCAACCATATTTGGTACCCTAGATGGAAGGAAACAATGGGATCCCGAAGTGAGACAGAATCTTTAGCACACAAATGCAAAAACACTGTAAATCATCTGCAACTTAGGAGGATTATTCCTCTCTATTAAGGGAACGAGGTGGTGTggtgggtaaaaaaaaacaacaccacaAGAACAGTGGTGGAAACGTAAGACTGTCAATTTgaatttctaataaaaaaaaataaaaaataaaaataatacaagTAGGTTTATGGAGACTTATAAATGAAAGTATGCttgtgaatatatatatatatatatatataagacaCATTTAAATCAATTGAATAAAGtaaggaaataaaataaaacataaccATTCAAGCACACTCTGAACACTACTAATAACGCTGTGTGACAAACACATGTAATGAGTTAGATGAATCCAAGTTCTGTGCTTAAGTCAAATGTAGTTACTTGTACTACAAGCTTCTAATTAATTAAACAACCACAAATATGGGACTTATTTGACATTTTATCTTCAGTTAGTTGTTTTCAAATGAaggatcataaaaaaaaaaaacaaggaatgTACAATATTGGCATACCTGCTGTATCCACTGATTATactttcaaatataaaaatcatTTGGTCTGCAGCAGTGGTTCTCGACCTGAGGTCTCTGCCCGCCAAAGGGGGGCGCCAGAGAGTTGgattaaaaatataaatcaaCGAAATTTGGGAATGAACAAAATTCAAAGCGCGTTTAATGGATTCGAGAAATTCTGTGTATTGGTGGAACAAATGAAGAGCTCGTGTTTCAATGATGGGCACTAATATTAAATAATTACTTTGAGAACAAGGAAAGGGTAAGATAAAACAAATTTTTGATCAAAATGGAGAGTTTTAACAGTTTCTACTGCAGTTTAGACCTGGTGGCGGCTCTGTTTGTGGGTATTGACGCATTTATTTAGCGGGAATGTTGACGTTGCAGGAATAAGTTTAACTGATATTGGCGTGTAGGCTgcttataaagaaaaaaaaaaaaaaaaaaaaaaaaaaaaaagtcgcaAAGAGTCGTGACTTGGTAATTTACATTTCCAGCCAAGAGGACGTGGAATAACTCCGTTATGAGGATGAGGACAAGCTCAACTTCAATATATTGGAGTGAATTAAAAACAGAAGATTTTAGATTAGCTTCAtttcaatcaaatccaatttcaGACTCTAAGTCATTTAAAACGTAATGAGTtattttttaatggttttaaatACATTTGGGAGATAATACTTGTAACATTTCCAATGTTGGACTGAGTTATTACAATTCAAATTTGTATATTAGTTACGAATGTGCATAATCCAGCAAGTACGAGGTTAATCAGCTTTACCATCTTCCAAAGGGCAAACAAATCTGTGCTCGGCGAGGGCTAAGAAGTCTAGAAAGTTCGATATGATTTACTTTAAAGCCAATAACATCCAATTCTTTACATCTTTGCAGGGTCCCTCTGGTCATTTCCCTTC contains:
- the LOC142400336 gene encoding cytochrome b-c1 complex subunit 10-like encodes the protein MVQKILNKFVGAKYITILRTWVPNMVAWGTVGGVALIHFTDWRLILDYVPYVRGKFKTDE